The following coding sequences lie in one Maribacter forsetii DSM 18668 genomic window:
- a CDS encoding chondroitinase-B domain-containing protein, whose translation MRRYHLLFLSVFICLAYSFTKPQQTHIVKNVAEFTEVLQKVQPGDSIVLANGVWMDSELLFEANGTAEKPITLIAEEKGKVILSGASNLRIAGDHLIVKGLVFKNGYTPTNAVISFRKSREQMANNSRLTECVIDNFNNPERQVQDYWITIYGKNNRIDHNHIAGKKNLGVTMIVGLDAEDSRANNHQIDHNYFGPRPTYGNNGGETLRIGTSHHALEKSNTLVESNYFDRTNGEHEIISNKSCNNTFKYNTFFECTGTLTMRHGNETLVDGNVFIGNNKPSTGGIRVINETQTVINNYHVGLTGYRFRGAFVMMNGVPNSPPNRYVPVIDSKVNSNTFVNCDNILFGAGSDAERSQAPRTSEFSDNIIYNDTKKDVFTIDDDISGITFKNNILGENSETTIKEGFKNAKIKLVKDKNGFPIPTSNKIKTKVVISPKIATKENTGTTWYSKADNTVALNSGNTINVAAGINTLYDKVKETKPGDIIILEDGGTYLLTKAVKINHPLTFKTLGKEKATILFERMMAFEIENGGSLSLENITFDGTKSPDYAGNSVISTSKKSMIDNYKLFIDRCEFKDMVVNHSFDVLRVSKGTFADTISIQNSNFKNISGSIAALDKETDDIGAYNVEYFIMKNNAINDLQGAALRLYRGGKDESTFGPFLEMEHNIFDHVGYGSKNKYDASISLYGVQETAIKNNIFKDSKAINMHLVVGEPIVKVLNNALNNSEKLMVTGDQKYQVENQWELVPEFTKDTNYALPSDSPLKGKGTDGKDLGLLKNE comes from the coding sequence ATGAGACGATACCACCTTCTATTCTTATCTGTTTTTATATGCCTAGCATATTCATTCACCAAACCACAGCAAACACATATTGTAAAAAATGTAGCAGAGTTTACAGAAGTGCTTCAGAAAGTGCAGCCTGGTGACAGCATCGTTCTTGCCAATGGTGTTTGGATGGATTCTGAACTTCTGTTTGAAGCGAATGGTACGGCAGAAAAACCTATCACACTAATAGCAGAAGAAAAGGGAAAAGTGATTTTATCCGGAGCTTCTAATCTTAGAATTGCAGGTGATCACTTAATTGTCAAAGGTCTTGTTTTTAAAAATGGGTACACTCCTACCAACGCTGTTATTTCTTTTAGAAAAAGCAGGGAACAAATGGCTAATAATTCTCGCCTTACCGAATGTGTAATCGATAACTTCAATAATCCTGAACGCCAAGTACAAGATTATTGGATAACCATTTACGGAAAAAACAACCGAATTGACCATAACCATATTGCAGGTAAAAAGAATTTAGGAGTTACCATGATCGTTGGTTTGGATGCCGAAGATAGTAGAGCCAACAACCACCAAATAGACCATAACTATTTTGGACCAAGACCTACATACGGAAACAATGGTGGAGAAACTTTAAGAATTGGCACTAGTCATCACGCATTAGAAAAATCGAACACCTTAGTGGAATCTAACTACTTTGACAGAACCAATGGTGAACACGAAATCATCTCAAACAAGTCTTGTAACAACACTTTTAAATACAATACATTTTTTGAATGTACAGGTACATTGACCATGCGCCATGGTAACGAAACATTGGTTGACGGCAATGTATTCATTGGTAATAACAAACCAAGTACTGGCGGTATTCGTGTCATAAATGAAACACAAACGGTAATAAACAACTACCATGTTGGCTTAACGGGATATCGTTTTAGAGGTGCCTTTGTAATGATGAACGGCGTACCTAATTCACCACCAAATAGATATGTACCGGTTATAGATTCTAAAGTAAATAGCAACACTTTTGTAAACTGCGATAATATTCTTTTTGGTGCAGGTAGTGATGCAGAAAGAAGTCAGGCACCAAGAACTTCAGAATTTTCAGATAATATCATTTACAACGATACCAAAAAAGATGTGTTTACTATTGATGATGATATTAGCGGTATTACTTTCAAGAACAATATTCTTGGCGAAAATTCAGAAACTACTATTAAGGAGGGTTTTAAGAACGCCAAGATTAAATTGGTAAAAGACAAAAACGGATTTCCGATTCCTACCTCTAATAAGATTAAAACCAAAGTTGTTATTAGCCCTAAAATCGCAACTAAAGAGAATACTGGTACAACTTGGTATTCTAAAGCAGATAATACGGTTGCGTTAAATTCTGGTAATACTATTAACGTAGCTGCTGGTATCAATACCTTATACGATAAAGTAAAAGAAACAAAACCTGGTGATATCATCATTCTTGAAGATGGCGGAACTTATTTACTGACCAAAGCGGTAAAAATTAACCATCCGCTAACCTTTAAAACTCTTGGCAAAGAAAAAGCGACCATCTTATTTGAAAGAATGATGGCTTTTGAAATTGAAAACGGAGGTAGTCTTTCTTTAGAAAATATCACTTTTGATGGCACCAAATCTCCAGATTACGCAGGTAACTCTGTAATTAGTACTAGCAAAAAATCTATGATCGATAATTATAAATTGTTCATTGACAGATGTGAATTTAAAGATATGGTCGTTAATCATTCTTTTGATGTGCTGCGCGTTTCTAAAGGTACTTTTGCTGACACCATAAGCATACAAAACTCAAACTTCAAAAATATTTCTGGTAGCATTGCGGCCTTAGACAAAGAAACAGATGATATAGGTGCCTATAATGTAGAGTACTTTATAATGAAGAATAATGCCATAAACGATTTACAAGGTGCAGCCTTAAGATTGTATAGAGGTGGTAAGGATGAAAGTACCTTTGGTCCGTTTTTAGAAATGGAGCATAATATATTTGACCATGTTGGCTACGGTTCTAAAAATAAATATGATGCTAGCATATCATTATATGGAGTTCAAGAAACAGCTATTAAAAATAATATTTTTAAAGATAGTAAAGCCATTAACATGCATCTGGTAGTGGGTGAGCCAATTGTAAAAGTTCTTAATAATGCCTTAAATAATTCAGAAAAACTTATGGTCACAGGCGATCAGAAATACCAAGTTGAAAATCAATGGGAACTTGTTCCTGAATTTACCAAGGATACCAACTACGCATTACCTTCAGATTCTCCATTAAAGGGAAAAGGTACTGACGGTAAAGACTTAGGGCTATTAAAAAACGAATAA
- the manD gene encoding D-mannonate dehydratase ManD: MKITDIKVFVCCPGRNFVTVKIITEDGTYGLGDATLNGREMAVVTYLEEHITPCLLGKDAHQIEDIWNYLYKGAYWQNGAVSIAAIAAIDMALWDIKAKLANMPVYQLLGGKSRKGVTIYGHANGESIDEVLQNLGTMIKEGYKAVRLQCTIPKTKGTYGTMEGKKNYYELQGNRPLPPEQEWSTSKYMNFIPELFKQAREKFGYDIALCHDVHSRLTPIEAARLCKLLEPYKLLFIEDAVTTENTEGYKIIREHTDTPLATGEKFNTIWDAKEMIQNQWIDYVRTAITHGGGLTPLKKLADFASLYHVRMAPHGAPDLSPICLMAHMHFNLWASNFGVQEFIGFGTPELNEVFKYDIELKDGLLYMEDKPGWGVDFNEEAAAKYPYKRSYLPVSRLEDGTLWNW; the protein is encoded by the coding sequence ATGAAAATAACCGATATAAAAGTTTTTGTTTGTTGTCCTGGTCGCAATTTTGTTACTGTTAAAATCATAACGGAAGATGGTACTTATGGTCTTGGAGACGCTACCTTAAATGGTAGGGAAATGGCGGTAGTCACGTATTTAGAAGAACACATTACTCCATGTCTTTTAGGCAAAGATGCGCATCAAATTGAAGATATTTGGAACTACTTATACAAAGGTGCTTACTGGCAGAACGGTGCAGTAAGTATAGCCGCTATTGCTGCAATAGATATGGCTCTTTGGGATATTAAGGCAAAGCTTGCAAATATGCCTGTTTACCAACTATTGGGAGGTAAAAGCAGAAAAGGTGTTACTATTTATGGTCATGCAAATGGTGAAAGTATAGACGAGGTACTTCAAAACCTTGGCACTATGATCAAAGAAGGTTATAAAGCGGTTAGACTACAGTGTACCATCCCCAAAACCAAAGGTACTTATGGTACCATGGAAGGCAAAAAAAATTATTACGAATTACAAGGCAATAGACCTTTGCCACCAGAGCAAGAATGGTCTACCAGTAAATACATGAATTTTATTCCCGAGCTTTTTAAACAGGCTAGAGAGAAATTTGGTTACGACATTGCCCTTTGTCATGATGTACATAGTAGATTAACACCTATTGAAGCTGCCCGACTTTGTAAACTTTTAGAACCTTACAAGCTTCTTTTTATAGAGGATGCGGTTACCACAGAAAACACCGAAGGCTATAAAATAATTAGAGAACATACCGATACACCCTTGGCTACAGGTGAAAAATTCAATACCATTTGGGACGCGAAAGAAATGATACAGAACCAATGGATTGATTACGTGCGTACCGCAATTACTCATGGTGGCGGATTAACGCCTTTAAAAAAGTTAGCCGACTTTGCTTCGTTATACCATGTAAGAATGGCTCCGCATGGTGCGCCAGACCTGTCCCCTATTTGCTTAATGGCACACATGCATTTTAATCTATGGGCTTCCAATTTTGGTGTGCAAGAATTTATTGGTTTTGGCACACCTGAACTCAATGAAGTTTTTAAATATGACATTGAGTTAAAAGATGGCTTGTTATATATGGAAGATAAGCCAGGTTGGGGAGTAGATTTTAACGAAGAAGCTGCTGCAAAATACCCTTACAAGCGCTCATACCTTCCCGTTAGCCGTTTAGAAGATGGCACGTTATGGAACTGGTAA
- a CDS encoding sodium:solute symporter family transporter codes for MASKSTSDYFRGGGRMLWWMVGSTAFMAQFSAVTFTGAAGKAFADGFAISAVYIGNTFAFFCGWAFFAHRFRQMRVDTPTEAIKNRFGPKNETFFSWALIVFSFLNAGVWLNALGVFTSAVFDADISLTIVAIGLTVLFVSVLSGAWGVVASDFVQTLVVAVVSIACAVVALVKIGGPTELVNNFPGGFFIGPNMNYPLILIGTFIFFLPKQIITMMNLHDSFRFLNAKDSFNARKASLLAMTLMGVGTIIWFIPPWAAATLYPDAATNYSQLGNKAADAVYLVFARNAMPIGTVGLLMAALFAASMSSMDSALNKNAGIFIRSIYQPFLAKRNKQTEDKKLLRISQVVSFISGIGVILAALYFASLKELSLFELMMSVSTMIQMPMMIPLLLAIVLKRTPQWAPWATIVVGLFVSYFIANIFTAEDFVSIFGIESLTRREIIDMNIILTIAGHVFITAGFFWATTLFYKEENDKNKVATDSFFKDLETPVIADDLQDEVDRQQRIKLGNMVMVMSLGILLMALIPNPFWGRIMFATCALIIACLGFLLKRSAVSKNM; via the coding sequence ATGGCCAGCAAATCTACAAGTGATTATTTTCGTGGTGGTGGTAGAATGCTATGGTGGATGGTAGGTTCAACTGCATTTATGGCACAATTTTCAGCAGTTACTTTTACGGGTGCCGCTGGTAAGGCTTTTGCTGATGGCTTTGCAATTAGCGCCGTATATATTGGCAATACATTTGCTTTCTTTTGTGGCTGGGCTTTCTTTGCCCACAGATTTAGGCAAATGAGGGTAGATACCCCTACAGAAGCAATAAAAAATCGTTTTGGACCTAAAAACGAAACTTTCTTTTCATGGGCGTTAATTGTATTTTCTTTCTTGAATGCCGGCGTTTGGCTAAATGCACTAGGAGTCTTTACAAGTGCTGTTTTTGATGCTGATATTTCATTGACTATCGTAGCAATTGGGCTCACCGTACTTTTTGTATCCGTATTATCTGGAGCTTGGGGAGTTGTAGCTTCCGACTTTGTGCAAACCTTGGTGGTTGCCGTGGTGTCTATTGCATGTGCAGTTGTTGCATTAGTAAAAATAGGCGGTCCTACGGAATTGGTAAATAATTTTCCAGGCGGCTTCTTTATAGGTCCAAATATGAACTATCCGTTAATTTTAATCGGAACCTTTATCTTTTTTTTACCAAAACAAATTATAACGATGATGAATCTTCATGATTCATTTCGGTTTTTAAATGCAAAAGATTCTTTTAACGCACGTAAGGCTTCTTTGCTAGCAATGACGCTAATGGGAGTTGGAACTATCATTTGGTTTATTCCGCCTTGGGCTGCAGCTACACTTTATCCTGATGCAGCTACCAATTATTCCCAACTAGGGAACAAAGCAGCAGATGCCGTTTATTTGGTATTTGCTAGAAATGCAATGCCCATTGGTACGGTAGGCTTATTAATGGCCGCCCTATTTGCAGCTTCAATGTCTTCAATGGACTCTGCGTTGAACAAAAATGCGGGTATCTTTATTAGAAGTATCTACCAACCGTTTTTGGCGAAGAGAAACAAGCAGACCGAAGACAAAAAACTGTTACGTATTAGCCAAGTTGTAAGTTTCATTAGTGGTATAGGTGTTATTTTAGCTGCACTTTATTTTGCCTCTCTAAAAGAACTTAGCTTATTTGAGCTTATGATGTCAGTATCAACAATGATACAGATGCCAATGATGATACCGTTACTTTTAGCAATCGTTTTAAAAAGAACGCCACAATGGGCACCATGGGCCACAATCGTGGTAGGATTATTTGTGTCTTACTTCATTGCCAATATATTTACTGCAGAAGATTTTGTATCCATATTCGGCATAGAATCCCTTACCAGGCGAGAAATTATTGACATGAACATAATTTTGACCATTGCCGGTCATGTTTTTATTACCGCAGGATTTTTCTGGGCAACCACCTTATTTTACAAAGAGGAAAATGACAAAAATAAAGTTGCCACAGACAGTTTTTTCAAAGATTTAGAAACTCCTGTAATTGCAGATGACCTACAAGATGAGGTAGACCGTCAACAAAGAATAAAACTAGGCAATATGGTTATGGTCATGAGCTTAGGTATTTTACTTATGGCTTTGATACCAAATCCGTTTTGGGGGCGAATTATGTTTGCCACTTGCGCATTGATTATAGCTTGTCTAGGCTTTTTATTAAAACGCAGCGCAGTTTCAAAAAACATGTAA
- a CDS encoding chondroitinase-B domain-containing protein codes for MKKCFLLLAFVFLLLSCGEQSSSSSAITVKDINELNTAIAEAKPGDDIVMANGDWKNVNIKFVAYGNEKNPITLRAETPGEVLITGTSDLKLAGEYLKVNGLYFTNGSSPSSAVIDFGISEDSVANHCKITNSAIIDFNKAQRNQTDLWVLFKGRHNELDHCYIAGKSNRGPTVRIDLAGNNSIKNYHKITNNYFGPRPPKGGPSAETIQLGNSFTSMAPSHTLVANNFFDHCNGEVEVISSKTNFNEFRNNVFYKSEGSLVTRHGNYCIIDGNVFIGDENSEQIGGVRLIGTGHWVTNNYFYNLNGQTFRSPLAVMNGIPKSPLNRYLQVTDVVVANNSWVNCVSPWQFGVGSNTDQKDILPKSEIRSATPIRTTVANNLIYNDKGDKQPIVTHDSIDGIRFKSNVINNQGVMFKAVDGLTQKDFGTSIADGNILMPDNSLAEFELYNGFEFDQITADLFGNSRADNNMVGAVIGKPVNKKDMMDVSLYGTDWYANTASKNESGKTHSAGTTDELANVLSTANSGDTITLTAQQYSITSPLKIDKSITIMAATPEAKAIIEYEGAAKTPAFEMNPKGQLTLKNIQLVGNKEQYAFASLKNNMSSLYNLSIIDCEISNFDYVLKAYKLSFSEYITFTSTQIKNCANGIELSEETDDKGEYNAENITIDNCLFDGVAKNVIDYYRGGYDESTVGGNLIVTNSTFTHCGSKAEEGLLLNTYGIINVNLANNKFIDNPVKLVARLWGAKNNKSSNNEIKNSGELVVQENLPLKLMY; via the coding sequence ATGAAAAAGTGTTTCTTATTATTAGCATTTGTTTTTCTACTGCTTTCCTGTGGTGAACAATCAAGCAGCAGTAGCGCAATTACGGTAAAGGATATTAATGAATTGAACACAGCAATTGCCGAGGCAAAACCTGGTGATGATATTGTTATGGCCAATGGAGATTGGAAAAACGTAAATATCAAATTTGTAGCATACGGTAATGAGAAAAACCCTATTACATTAAGAGCAGAAACCCCTGGTGAAGTTTTAATTACCGGTACTTCTGATCTAAAACTTGCAGGTGAGTATTTGAAAGTTAATGGTCTGTATTTCACTAACGGATCGTCTCCTTCTTCTGCGGTTATCGATTTTGGTATTAGTGAAGACTCGGTTGCTAACCATTGTAAAATCACCAATTCTGCTATTATAGATTTTAATAAGGCACAACGAAATCAAACGGATTTATGGGTGTTATTCAAAGGGCGACACAATGAGCTAGACCATTGCTACATTGCCGGAAAATCTAATAGAGGACCTACCGTTAGAATTGATTTGGCAGGTAATAATAGTATAAAGAATTACCATAAAATCACCAATAACTATTTTGGTCCTAGACCTCCAAAGGGCGGACCTAGTGCAGAAACCATACAACTGGGAAATAGCTTTACCTCTATGGCACCTAGTCATACCTTGGTAGCCAATAACTTTTTTGACCACTGTAACGGTGAAGTAGAGGTCATCTCTAGTAAAACCAATTTCAATGAATTTAGAAATAATGTGTTTTACAAGAGTGAAGGTTCTTTGGTTACAAGACATGGTAACTATTGTATTATTGACGGGAATGTTTTTATAGGGGATGAAAATTCTGAACAAATAGGCGGTGTTCGTTTAATTGGTACCGGACACTGGGTTACCAATAACTACTTCTACAATTTAAACGGACAAACATTTAGGAGCCCGCTTGCCGTAATGAACGGTATTCCAAAATCACCATTGAACAGATATTTACAAGTTACCGATGTTGTTGTTGCCAATAATTCTTGGGTAAATTGCGTGTCGCCTTGGCAATTTGGAGTAGGATCGAACACAGATCAAAAAGATATTTTACCTAAGTCAGAGATTAGATCCGCAACACCTATACGAACAACCGTGGCAAATAATCTTATCTATAATGACAAAGGAGATAAGCAGCCTATTGTTACCCATGACTCTATAGATGGCATTAGATTTAAAAGTAATGTCATTAATAATCAAGGAGTGATGTTTAAGGCGGTTGACGGACTTACCCAAAAAGATTTTGGTACTTCTATAGCTGATGGTAATATTTTAATGCCCGATAATTCATTAGCTGAATTTGAACTTTATAACGGATTTGAATTTGACCAGATCACGGCAGATTTATTCGGTAATTCTAGAGCTGACAATAATATGGTTGGCGCTGTTATAGGTAAGCCTGTGAACAAAAAGGATATGATGGATGTATCTCTTTATGGAACTGACTGGTATGCTAACACAGCTTCTAAAAACGAATCTGGCAAAACGCATTCAGCTGGTACAACAGATGAACTTGCAAATGTACTTTCAACTGCAAATAGCGGAGATACCATAACCTTAACCGCCCAACAATACAGTATAACTTCTCCATTAAAAATTGATAAGTCAATAACTATAATGGCTGCTACACCAGAAGCAAAAGCAATTATTGAATATGAGGGAGCAGCTAAAACTCCTGCATTTGAAATGAATCCTAAAGGGCAACTTACCCTTAAGAATATTCAACTAGTAGGAAACAAAGAACAGTACGCTTTTGCTAGTTTAAAAAACAATATGTCCAGCCTTTATAATTTAAGCATCATTGATTGTGAAATATCGAATTTCGATTATGTTTTGAAAGCATATAAACTGTCGTTTTCAGAGTACATTACCTTTACTTCTACACAAATTAAGAATTGTGCAAATGGCATTGAACTGTCTGAAGAGACCGATGACAAAGGTGAATACAATGCTGAGAACATAACTATTGACAATTGCTTATTTGATGGGGTTGCCAAGAACGTAATTGATTACTATAGAGGTGGGTACGATGAATCTACCGTTGGCGGTAATTTAATAGTAACCAATAGCACATTTACACATTGTGGATCAAAAGCTGAAGAAGGTCTACTTCTTAATACTTACGGAATCATTAATGTAAATCTTGCCAATAATAAATTCATTGACAACCCTGTAAAACTTGTTGCACGTTTATGGGGTGCAAAGAACAACAAGTCCTCTAACAATGAAATAAAAAATTCCGGAGAGTTGGTTGTACAAGAAAACCTTCCTCTTAAACTTATGTACTAA
- a CDS encoding Gfo/Idh/MocA family protein, translated as MDKKLKVLISGTGFAGQGHTDAFRAVGTEVVGIVGRTPNVVSDVAKKMNIPYSGTDWQQALNDCKPDIVSIATPGGAHYKTIKQAIEFGCHVFSDKPLTDTGESALELYELAKKKNIKTAFASSFRYMPCVIYAKQLVANGSIGEPVEAEFISHFNLERDIPFGWSHRKEDGGGRLNNNFTHMMSIATSVIGENILSIFGEVRDDLGKAPIVEGVHNFKTRRDHIPKDLNDPSLKWGESNVEWSYTVLAKLESNIAEKPVSVLFKHGGLNPRFNEDHIVFYGTKGAIYIKGHYGMGPLYIWDENKTWKELSLPQEIIDDQPKVEGDTERNWQYLAREFVKDIKGEPFTYYQSFKEGSLYQRLIDIIRTNDNWTDVRHLQ; from the coding sequence ATGGACAAAAAATTAAAAGTATTGATTTCAGGAACCGGTTTTGCCGGTCAAGGGCATACAGATGCCTTTAGAGCTGTTGGTACCGAGGTTGTTGGTATTGTTGGTAGAACACCAAATGTGGTAAGTGATGTAGCAAAAAAAATGAATATCCCGTATTCTGGAACAGATTGGCAACAAGCATTAAATGACTGTAAACCAGATATTGTTTCTATTGCAACACCAGGCGGGGCACATTACAAAACCATTAAACAAGCTATTGAATTTGGTTGTCATGTATTCAGTGATAAACCATTAACGGATACCGGTGAGTCAGCATTGGAACTATACGAACTGGCAAAAAAGAAAAATATAAAAACTGCATTTGCTTCTAGCTTTAGGTATATGCCATGTGTTATTTATGCAAAGCAATTAGTGGCAAACGGCAGTATTGGCGAACCGGTAGAAGCCGAATTTATATCGCATTTTAATCTTGAGCGAGACATACCCTTTGGTTGGTCTCACCGTAAAGAAGATGGTGGCGGAAGATTGAATAATAACTTTACCCACATGATGTCTATTGCAACTTCTGTAATTGGCGAAAACATACTGTCCATTTTTGGCGAAGTTCGTGATGATTTAGGAAAAGCGCCCATTGTTGAAGGGGTACATAATTTTAAAACTAGACGCGATCATATCCCTAAAGATCTTAACGACCCATCGTTAAAATGGGGCGAAAGTAACGTAGAATGGTCATACACCGTACTGGCTAAGCTAGAAAGCAATATAGCCGAAAAACCCGTTTCTGTTCTGTTTAAACATGGCGGACTAAACCCTAGGTTCAATGAAGACCATATTGTGTTCTACGGTACAAAAGGCGCCATTTACATTAAGGGTCACTACGGTATGGGTCCATTATATATTTGGGACGAAAATAAAACTTGGAAAGAACTCTCTTTACCGCAAGAAATAATTGACGACCAACCAAAAGTCGAAGGAGATACTGAACGTAATTGGCAGTATTTAGCAAGAGAGTTTGTTAAAGATATTAAAGGTGAACCTTTCACCTATTATCAATCTTTTAAAGAAGGTAGTCTTTACCAAAGACTTATTGATATTATTAGAACAAATGACAACTGGACAGATGTTCGTCATTTACAATAA
- a CDS encoding polysaccharide lyase family 7 protein has product MKKSIITIIAVVALFACKDNSKKTSDTTETSITDSVMATTYPSDVIPFMDEWKILLGDGTYEDNLKDYAKDDFFYVANDGKTDWVVYKTPNSGITSRTSSNTRTELGQKAHWIPETGGKLTGTLKVQHVSTSGDARVAASYAVVVGQIHSDEGHENEPIKIFYKKFPGHTKGSVFWNYEINTEGDNSKRWDYSSAVWGNEMSVVGSDATTAPEEPKNGIELGEEFSYEINVYKGIMYLTFTSEGHETVKFTKNLLASEFTKTLPEQIKTLYASIGRDGLERENAYAGEIQYFKQGAYNQTNGKSPEDNIVWSTGADTYDGDIAKQYANGDYAEVWFREATVGAGTLPVEE; this is encoded by the coding sequence ATGAAAAAATCAATAATTACCATCATAGCAGTTGTAGCTTTATTTGCCTGTAAAGACAACTCAAAGAAAACTTCTGACACAACTGAAACATCCATTACCGATAGTGTAATGGCCACTACATACCCTAGCGATGTTATCCCTTTTATGGATGAGTGGAAAATTCTCTTAGGTGATGGCACCTATGAAGATAATCTTAAGGATTACGCTAAAGATGATTTCTTTTATGTAGCCAATGACGGAAAAACGGATTGGGTAGTTTACAAAACACCTAACAGTGGTATTACCTCAAGAACGTCTAGTAACACCAGAACTGAGTTAGGTCAAAAGGCACATTGGATACCTGAAACAGGTGGGAAATTAACCGGAACTTTAAAAGTACAACACGTATCTACCTCTGGTGATGCTAGAGTTGCAGCTTCCTATGCTGTTGTAGTAGGACAAATTCATAGTGATGAAGGTCACGAAAATGAACCTATAAAGATATTCTACAAGAAATTTCCCGGACATACAAAAGGTTCTGTTTTCTGGAATTATGAAATCAACACAGAAGGTGACAATTCAAAAAGATGGGATTACTCATCAGCTGTTTGGGGCAATGAAATGTCCGTTGTGGGATCAGATGCAACCACCGCTCCAGAAGAACCTAAAAATGGTATTGAACTTGGCGAAGAGTTCAGCTATGAAATCAATGTTTACAAAGGCATCATGTACCTAACTTTTACAAGTGAAGGTCATGAAACCGTAAAATTCACCAAAAACCTATTGGCGTCTGAATTCACTAAAACCTTACCTGAGCAAATTAAAACACTATATGCCTCAATAGGGCGTGATGGTCTGGAACGCGAAAATGCATATGCTGGTGAGATTCAGTATTTCAAACAAGGGGCATACAACCAAACCAATGGTAAATCTCCTGAAGATAATATCGTATGGAGTACTGGCGCCGATACTTATGATGGCGATATCGCAAAGCAATATGCAAATGGTGATTATGCAGAAGTTTGGTTTAGAGAAGCAACGGTAGGCGCAGGAACTTTACCTGTTGAAGAGTAA